The Candidatus Woesearchaeota archaeon DNA window ATTGCCCACAAACGAGGTAAAGGCCGCAGGATAATGGTTGCTGCGCATATGGATGAAATAGGGCTAATGGTTAAAAAAATAGAGGATAATGGTTTAATAAGATTTTCAACAATTGGAGGAATTGAACCTATTTCTTTAATTGCTCAAAAAGTAGATATTATTACCGGAAAAGGTGATGTAAGCGGGGTTATTTCTTTAAGGGATTTAGCCGGAGATGAATTAATTGAGGAATTACCTGAAATTAATGATTTGTATATCGATACAGGTTTAAGGAAAAATGAACTTGCAATAGTTGGTGTTAAAGTTGGAGATTATGTCGTTCCGACACATAAACCCACATTTTTAGGAAATAAAAAAATTATAGCAGGAAAAGCTATGGATGACAGGACAGGGTGTTATGTTTTGATAAAGATAATCCAAAATCTGAAAAAACAAAAATTGCCTTTGGATGTTTTTTTTGTGTTTACTGTGCAAGAAGAAATTGGACTTTATGGGGCTCAAACTTCGCTGTATAAAATTGATCCGGAGTGGGGCATTGCTGTTGACACCACTAATTTTAATGATCCGGATTTGAAAGTCGAGTGCGGAGTTGGACATGGCCCGATTTTAATTGCAAAGGATTCTGAAATGATAGCTAATAAATGTTTGAATGATACATTGCAAGAAATCGCGCGAGTTAAAAAAATCCCGATACAAGTAAAAGTTGAAGAGTTTGGTACTACGGACGCATCAAAGATTATGATGCATAAAGGGGGGATGCCGGCTGCAATTTTAGCTATACCTGTAAGTAATATTCACACGACTATAAGTATTTCTCATATGGATGACATTCACAACTGTATTTTAATTCTGGAAGAATTGTTAAAGAATCCGCCTAAGAGTTGTATTTTTTAAATTTTTTTTCTATAGGATTTATAATTATTGGTTTGTTTTCAAAATTAACTAAAAACTATTCTAGCATCAGCTACTTTGGCATCTTTAGAATTAATTATTAAAGGGTTAATGTCAAGCTCTTCAATGTTTGAATATTTTAAAGGTATTTTTGAAGCTTTGACTAATAATTGTTTGAGAAGTTTTAGGTTAACAGGTTTCTCATTTCTAAACCCTGTTAATAATTGTTTTAGTTTAAGTTGGTTAATCATGTCTTCAGCATCATCTTCAGTGATTGGGCAATGCCTGAATTGAACATCTTTTAGAATTTCCACCATTGTTCCGCCAGTTCCAAACATTATGACATGGTTAAAAGTTGGGTCTTTTTTGATTCCAATTATTACTTCTTGACCCTTTACATATTCTTGTATTAGGATTCCATCAAGTTTGATTTTTTTTTTAATAGCTATACTCTCTAGTGCCTTGTATTCTCTTTCTAGTTCTTGTTTATTGTTAATAATTCTTACTCCCTTGACTTCAGTTTTATGTAGGGCATCTTTAGAAATAATCTTTAGTACTACTGGATACTTTTTTGTAAATTTTTGGGCCTGTTCAATATTTTGCGTTAATTTATTTTTAGCTATCGGTAAATAGCGTTTAAGAAAATCTTCTGCGTCTTTTTCTGTGTATACCCTATTTTTCACGAGTTTATTATTCTTTTTTATCTATATATAGATTTTGGTAAATGGGGTTGGTATAGTCTAATATGGGACTATCAAAAAATTAAATCGTTGGTTTACACTATATAGATACACTGTCTTTGGTAATAATATTTATATAATCAATAAACCTATTTTATCCGATGAAAGAACAAATTAAATACGATCAACATTTTTTGGAAGATAAAAAGGTGTTAAATGAGATTGTTAAAGTTGCTAAATTGTCTAAAGAAGATGTTGTTTTAGAGATTGGGCCCGGTAAAGGAGTATTGACTAATGAATTAAGCAAATATGTAAAGAAAGTTATTGCTGTTGAAATTGATAAATCATTATCTAAATCTCTTGTCAGCTTGGAAAAAAATGTTATTGTTCAGTTTGGTAATATTCTTGAACTTTTTGATTCTTTGAAATTTAACAAGATTGTCTCAAATATCCCTTATTCAATATCTGAACCATTACTGAAAAAAATTATCAAAAAGGATTTGGATAATGTTGTATTATTAATTGGACAAAAATTTTATTATGTGCTTACTAGTGGTTTGAGTAAATGGTCATATATTATAAAACTATTTTATGAAATTAAGAAGGTTGTTGATGTGCCTAGAGAATGTTTTAAGCCAAGACCTCGCACAGATTCAATTGTAATTAGTTTTACTCTTAGGAAAAAGAGTTTAACTCGTAATGAAAAAGTAATGAAAGAGTTTGTGCTGCAAAGCGATAAAACAGTTAAAAACGCTTTAATTAATTCATTTGTGAAAGTTTACGGTTTAACTAAGAAACAGGCTAAAATTAAGTTTGAATCATTAAAAATTCCAGTGTTATTGCATGATAAGCACGTTGATGTTATTTCTAATGAAGAATTTAATAAGTTTTATATATATTGGTTCTTTTAATCTATTATAAAAAGAGGCAGGATGAACTTAGATAATTTCTTTAAAGCGAAATCTGTAGCGATTGTTGGAGTTTCAATTAATCCTGAAAAGATAGGTCACGTAATATTTAGAAATTTTCTTGATGCTAACTTTAGGGGACGTTTGTTTGTGGTCAATCCTTCAGTTTCAGAAATTCTCGGACATGAATCATATAAAACTGTCCGCGCAATTCCTTATCACGTTGATTTAGTTATTGTTGCAGTACCTGCAAACTTAATTTTATCAGTGATAAAAGACTGTGGCAAGAAAAATGTTAAAGATGTAATCATCATTTCCGCAGGTTTTGAAGAAGTAGGGAATTATAAGTTGCGTGATAAATTAAAGAAGCTTTTAGATTGTTATGGTATACGTGTTATTGGTCCAAATTGTTTAGGTACTTTTGATGCATATTCTAAACTTGACTCTTTATTTTTGCCACGTTACAGGCTGACTCGTCCGCATGAAGGCGGAATTTCGTTTGTGTGCCAGTCAGGCGCGGCTGGTTCTGCTTTATTGGATTTGGCTAGTAAGGAAGGTTATGGTTTTGCAAAGTTTGTGTCATATGGAAATGCTATAAATGTTGATGAGGCCGATATAATTGAATACCTTGGAAATGATAAAGAAACAAAAGTAATTTGTTTGTATGTTGAAGGTGTTAAGGAAGGTAATAAGTTTGTTGAAATATGTAAAAAAGTTAGCAAGAAAAAACCAATTATAGCGCTTAAAGGCGGAACATCTGAAGCAGGTTCAAAAGCTACGTTGTCTCATACAGGTTCACTTGCAGGCGCTGCTGAAGTTTATGAAGGTGTTTTTAGGCAATGCAATATTATTCGGGCGCATTATC harbors:
- a CDS encoding M42 family metallopeptidase gives rise to the protein MSELLMKLMEINGPSGYEHNVRAFIIKEIKECVDEVFVDKMGNLIAHKRGKGRRIMVAAHMDEIGLMVKKIEDNGLIRFSTIGGIEPISLIAQKVDIITGKGDVSGVISLRDLAGDELIEELPEINDLYIDTGLRKNELAIVGVKVGDYVVPTHKPTFLGNKKIIAGKAMDDRTGCYVLIKIIQNLKKQKLPLDVFFVFTVQEEIGLYGAQTSLYKIDPEWGIAVDTTNFNDPDLKVECGVGHGPILIAKDSEMIANKCLNDTLQEIARVKKIPIQVKVEEFGTTDASKIMMHKGGMPAAILAIPVSNIHTTISISHMDDIHNCILILEELLKNPPKSCIF
- a CDS encoding acetate--CoA ligase family protein, with product MKNRVYTEKDAEDFLKRYLPIAKNKLTQNIEQAQKFTKKYPVVLKIISKDALHKTEVKGVRIINNKQELEREYKALESIAIKKKIKLDGILIQEYVKGQEVIIGIKKDPTFNHVIMFGTGGTMVEILKDVQFRHCPITEDDAEDMINQLKLKQLLTGFRNEKPVNLKLLKQLLVKASKIPLKYSNIEELDINPLIINSKDAKVADARIVFS
- a CDS encoding CoA-binding protein translates to MNLDNFFKAKSVAIVGVSINPEKIGHVIFRNFLDANFRGRLFVVNPSVSEILGHESYKTVRAIPYHVDLVIVAVPANLILSVIKDCGKKNVKDVIIISAGFEEVGNYKLRDKLKKLLDCYGIRVIGPNCLGTFDAYSKLDSLFLPRYRLTRPHEGGISFVCQSGAAGSALLDLASKEGYGFAKFVSYGNAINVDEADIIEYLGNDKETKVICLYVEGVKEGNKFVEICKKVSKKKPIIALKGGTSEAGSKATLSHTGSLAGAAEVYEGVFRQCNIIRAHYLEDMFNYARILEKSIAPRGKRVQVITNGGGYGILCTDAIIENNLEMAEMDKKVLASLAKQMPPIVTMKNPMDLVGDADTNRYKIAIEAALCDKNVDIILLILLYQTPLLTPDVINIVTEFNNQKKKPIIVVSTGGEFTELLKHSLEETGVPCFTFPEQAVKGIRVLCWYYL